The proteins below come from a single Triticum aestivum cultivar Chinese Spring chromosome 5D, IWGSC CS RefSeq v2.1, whole genome shotgun sequence genomic window:
- the LOC123120553 gene encoding carbamoyl-phosphate synthase small chain, chloroplastic: MLPQMRPLPSSPAIHAVHRRTSPAPPSIRGLGQHGRVALVRTTAPVVCRSVASPAANQGAPAVERPWKLSDARLVLEDGSVWNAKSFGASGTQVGEVVFNTSLTGYQEILTDPSYAGQFVLMTNPHIGNTGVNSGDEESIKCFLGGLIIRNLSICTSNWRCTETLDEYLRKRNIMGIYDVDTRAITRRLREDGSLIGVLSTDQSLKDEGLLEMAKNWKIVGVDLISDVTCDAPYEWVDKTGSGWEFNDNQSSETFHVVVYDFGVKHNILRRLASYGCKITVVPASWPASDVLNLKPDGVLFSNGPGDPAAVPYAVKTVQEIVGKVPVFGICMGHQLIGQALGGKTFKMKFGHHGGNHPVRDNRTGRVDISAQNHNYAVDPKSLPEGVQVTHINLNDQSCAGLVFPKMKLMSLQYHPESSPGPHDSDLAFGEFVELMKNNRL, from the exons ATGCTCCCCCAGATGCGCCCCCTCCCTTCCAGCCCAGCCATCCACGCCGTCCACCGGCGCACCTCCCCCGCGCCGCCCTCTATCCGCGGACTTGGGCAGCATGGCCGAGTGGCCCTCGTGAGGACGACGGCGCCCGTGGTATGCCGCTCCGTCGCCAGCCCGGCAGCGAATCAGGGGGCGCCAGCGGTGGAGAGGCCTTGGAAGCTTAGCGACGCTCGCCTCGTTCTCGAGGACGGCTCCGTGTGGAATGCCAAATCCTTCGGTGCTTCCGGGACTCAAGTCGGCGAGGTGGTTTTCAATACCTCATTGACAGG GTACCAGGAGATTTTGACTGATCCTAGCTACGCCGGTCAGTTTGTTTTGATGACCAACCCTCATATTGGGAACACCGGCGTTAACTCTG GTGACGAAGAATCCATAAAATGCTTCCTTGGTGGCTTAATCATAAGGAACCTAAGTATATG TACTTCCAACTGGAGGTGCACAGAAACACTTGATGAATATTTGAGAAAGAGGAACATTATGGGCATAT ATGATGTGGACACACGTGCAATAACACGCAGGTTAAGAGAAGATGGCAGTCTCATTGGTGTTCTAAGTACCGACCAGTCTCTCAAAGACGAGGGATTGTTGGAAATGGCCAAAAATTGGAAAATTGTTG GTGTTGATTTGATAAGTGATGTTACATGTGATGCTCCATATGAATGGGTAGACAAGACCGGTTCAGGATGGGAGTTCAACGACAATCAGTCAAGTGAAACTTTTCAT GTCGTTGTGTATGATTTTGGAGTGAAGCATAACATTTTGAGACGCCTGGCATCATATGGATGCAAAATAACTGTTGTTCCAGCAAGCTGGCCTGCTTCGGATGTACTTAATTTGAAGCCTGATGGTGTTCTTTTTAGTAATGGCCCTGGTGACCCAGCTGCAGTTCCATATGCCGTGAAAACAGTACAAGAAATAGTAGGGAAGGTTCCAGTATTTGGTATCTGCATGGGCCATCAATTGATCGGGCAGGCTCTTGGTGGAAAGACGTTTAAAATGAAATTTGGTCATCACGGAGGAAACCATCCAGTTCGTGACAACAGGACCGGACGTGTAGACATCAGTGCACAG AACCATAACTATGCTGTGGACCCTAAATCGCTCCCGGAAGGAGTACAAGTAACACACATCAACCTAAATGACCAGAGCTGTGCTGGTCTTGTGTTCCCCAAGATGAAGCTTATGTCTCTCCAGTACCATCCGGAGtcctccccagggccccatgaCTCAGACTTGG CGTTTGGTGAATTTGTGGAGCTGATGAAGAACAACAGATTGTGA
- the LOC123120555 gene encoding 60S ribosomal protein L15-2, which translates to MGAYKFVSELWRRKQSDVMRFVQRVRCWEYRQQPAIVRITRPTRPDRARRLGFKAKQGYVVYRIRVRRGGRKRPVPKGIVYGKPKHQGITQLKFQRNKRSVAEERAGRRLGGLRVLNSYWVNEDSTYKYFEVILVDVAHSAVRNDPRINWLCKPVHKHRELRGLTSAGKKFRGLRGKGHRHHKNRPSRRATWKRNQTVSLRRYR; encoded by the exons atGG GCGCGTACAAGTTCGTGTCGGAGCTATGGAGGAGGAAGCAGTCGGACGTGATGAGGTTCGTGCAGCGCGTGCGTTGCTGGGAGTACAGGCAGCAGCCGGCCATCGTGCGCATCACCAGGCCCACCCGCCCCGACAGGGCTCGCCGTCTCGGCTTCAAGGCCAAGCAG GGGTATGTGGTCTACCGTATCCGTGTCAGGCGTGGTGGCAGGAAGAGGCCAGTGCCCAAGGGTATTGTCTATGGTAAGCCCAAGCACCAGGGTATTACCCAGCTCAAGTTCCAGAGGAACAAGAGGTCTGTTGCTGAAGAAAGAGCTGGGCGCAGGCTGGGTGGTCTTCGTGTGCTCAACTCCTACTGGGTGAATGAG GACTCTACCTACAAGTACTTTGAGGTCATCCTTGTTGATGTTGCTCACAGTGCTGTCCGCAACGACCCAAGGATCAACTGGCTCTGCAAGCCCGTGCACAAGCACCGTGAGCTTCGCGGACTCACGTCGGCGGGAAAGAAATTCCGTGGTCTGCGTGGCAAGGGCCACCGCCACCACAAGAACAGGCCCTCAAGGAGAGCCACCTGGAAGCGCAACCAGACCGTCTCCCTCCGCCGCTACCGTTAA